A single Desulfovibrio gilichinskyi DNA region contains:
- a CDS encoding acetate kinase — protein MKILVINAGSSSIKYQLLDMEAGKPLASGIVERIGDDMGSLTHKAFMGTPKEFKESIECPFPTHKEGMHEVVRLLTDPEKGVIKDSSEIAGIGHRIVHGGELFSTPVEVTAEVLQGIRDVIPLAPLHNPGHVIGIEVATELFPGVRQVVVFDTAFHQTMEPKAFMYGIPYEYYEEFGLRRYGAHGTSHKYVAREAAKVLGKPLEECNLVTVHLGNGASLSAVKNGKCIDTSMGLTPLGGIIMGTRCGDIDPAVVGFISEKKGMSAADVVKMLTNESGLKGICGSNDLRDIHARIEKGDERAELALDMATHRVRQFIGSYFFELGKVDAIIFTAGIGENDPVYRAKSCSDLENFGIVMDSDKNLNWDRTPSAISADSSPVKVLVIATNEELEIANDTVAVLGL, from the coding sequence ATGAAGATATTAGTAATTAACGCAGGCAGTTCATCCATCAAATATCAGCTTCTTGATATGGAAGCTGGAAAACCTCTTGCTTCAGGTATTGTAGAACGTATCGGCGACGATATGGGTAGCCTTACTCACAAAGCATTTATGGGAACTCCTAAAGAGTTCAAAGAATCTATTGAATGCCCATTCCCTACTCATAAAGAAGGAATGCACGAAGTTGTCAGACTTCTTACCGACCCTGAAAAAGGTGTTATCAAAGATAGTTCTGAAATTGCCGGAATCGGTCATAGAATCGTTCACGGTGGCGAACTTTTCTCAACTCCTGTTGAAGTTACTGCAGAAGTTCTTCAGGGAATCAGAGATGTTATTCCTTTGGCTCCATTGCACAACCCCGGTCATGTTATCGGGATTGAAGTTGCAACGGAACTTTTTCCAGGTGTAAGACAGGTTGTCGTTTTTGACACTGCTTTCCATCAGACAATGGAACCTAAAGCATTCATGTACGGTATTCCTTACGAATATTACGAAGAGTTCGGTCTTCGTCGTTACGGCGCACATGGAACTTCTCATAAATATGTTGCTCGTGAAGCCGCTAAAGTTCTCGGTAAACCTCTTGAAGAGTGCAATCTTGTTACTGTTCACCTTGGTAACGGAGCTTCGCTTTCCGCTGTTAAAAACGGAAAATGCATAGATACTTCCATGGGACTCACTCCTCTTGGCGGTATCATCATGGGAACACGCTGCGGCGATATCGACCCAGCCGTTGTCGGTTTTATCTCTGAGAAAAAAGGCATGAGTGCGGCTGACGTTGTTAAAATGCTTACCAACGAAAGCGGACTTAAAGGTATTTGCGGTTCTAACGATCTTCGCGATATTCATGCCCGCATTGAAAAGGGTGACGAACGCGCAGAATTGGCTCTTGATATGGCAACTCATAGAGTTCGTCAGTTCATAGGCTCTTACTTCTTCGAACTCGGCAAAGTAGATGCAATCATCTTCACAGCCGGAATCGGTGAAAATGATCCTGTTTACAGAGCTAAATCCTGTTCAGATCTCGAAAACTTCGGAATTGTCATGGATTCTGACAAAAACTTGAACTGGGATAGAACCCCATCTGCAATCAGTGCCGATAGCAGTCCTGTTAAAGTTTTAGTCATTGCAACAAATGAAGAGCTCGAAATTGCTAACGATACTGTTGCAGTTCTTGGATTGTAG
- a CDS encoding lactate utilization protein: MTVDNGNVKLFTEKAGIASAVVSEVSSLEEAFQYTIDLCGKKEACKLLVSGCEEGLSSKAGELCEAKIGKTIAAPALSKKQFSSLEKLCSENGFVLLKDGMRKHLGGIDIGFSFVDHGIAETGTLVLNCRSEELRIATMVSEIHVVVLPKSKIVADSYDLESFMEECMKKADYTSFITGPSRTADIERVLAIGVHGPLELHILLLEGV, translated from the coding sequence ATGACAGTCGATAATGGAAATGTCAAACTTTTCACTGAAAAAGCTGGAATAGCGTCTGCCGTTGTTTCAGAAGTGTCCTCTCTTGAAGAGGCGTTTCAGTATACAATTGATCTTTGTGGCAAGAAAGAAGCTTGTAAACTTCTTGTCTCAGGCTGCGAAGAAGGTCTTTCTTCTAAAGCCGGTGAACTTTGCGAAGCAAAAATCGGAAAAACCATAGCCGCGCCTGCTTTAAGCAAAAAACAGTTTTCTTCTCTGGAAAAACTCTGTTCAGAGAATGGTTTTGTTCTATTAAAAGACGGAATGCGTAAACACCTTGGTGGAATTGACATCGGTTTTTCCTTTGTCGATCACGGTATCGCTGAAACAGGTACTCTTGTGCTTAACTGCCGCAGTGAAGAATTGAGAATTGCAACTATGGTCAGTGAAATTCATGTTGTCGTTCTTCCTAAATCTAAGATTGTAGCTGATTCTTATGACTTGGAATCTTTTATGGAAGAATGCATGAAAAAGGCTGATTACACATCTTTTATTACCGGACCAAGCCGTACAGCGGATATTGAACGTGTTCTTGCTATAGGTGTACATGGACCGCTGGAACTTCATATTCTTCTTCTGGAGGGCGTATAA
- a CDS encoding Dabb family protein → MIKHIVMWTLKDEAEGGTSAENGIKMKQILENLSGKIDELKHIEVSVDVFAAIPDCNVVLYSEFETKDDLDAYQVHPLHQACVAFIKQVVASRNVIDYVI, encoded by the coding sequence GTGATTAAGCATATTGTTATGTGGACCTTGAAGGATGAGGCTGAAGGCGGAACTTCCGCTGAAAATGGAATCAAGATGAAACAAATTCTTGAAAATCTGTCTGGCAAAATAGATGAATTAAAACATATTGAAGTTAGTGTAGATGTTTTTGCAGCGATTCCTGACTGCAACGTAGTTCTTTATTCAGAATTTGAAACAAAAGATGATCTTGATGCTTATCAGGTACATCCGCTTCATCAGGCATGTGTTGCTTTCATAAAGCAGGTTGTCGCATCAAGAAATGTTATAGATTATGTGATTTAA
- a CDS encoding YheT family hydrolase → MPLLQPPPFKPKFPLQSGHLQTIFPRLFRKVSLPPVIRRRIDTPDGDFLDIDWHLAGSTRLAVIAHGLEGNSRRHYVLGMARAMVLSGWDCITYNFRGCSYEMNRKPQMYHSGDTKDLHTVLEYGLNHGIYDDAALIGFSMGGNQVLKYLGENPDLIPENVTRAIGISVPCDLLTAARQLCKKSNFIYSQYFLRSLKKKVLSKHRQFPDLFPLNALPSVKNLIDFDNSYTAPLNGFKDAADYYNKSSCKQFLNKIKVPTLILNAQDDPFLSPECYPISEARNNNYLSLQIPQYGGHVGFTDLPQEKQLWSESRVVRFLNA, encoded by the coding sequence ATGCCCTTATTGCAGCCCCCTCCCTTTAAACCTAAATTTCCTCTCCAGTCAGGCCACCTTCAAACTATTTTTCCGCGACTTTTCAGAAAAGTAAGCCTGCCACCTGTTATAAGAAGAAGAATCGACACTCCCGACGGGGATTTTTTAGACATAGACTGGCATTTGGCAGGCAGCACCAGACTGGCAGTAATAGCCCATGGACTCGAAGGCAACTCACGTAGACACTACGTGCTTGGAATGGCCAGGGCCATGGTTCTCTCCGGCTGGGATTGCATTACCTACAATTTTCGCGGGTGCAGTTACGAAATGAACAGAAAGCCGCAGATGTATCACAGTGGTGATACAAAGGATCTTCACACTGTTCTTGAGTACGGGCTTAATCACGGAATCTATGATGATGCAGCTCTTATCGGGTTTAGCATGGGCGGAAATCAGGTGTTAAAATACTTAGGTGAAAACCCTGATCTGATCCCTGAAAATGTTACACGTGCAATCGGAATATCTGTTCCTTGTGACCTGCTTACAGCTGCCAGGCAGCTTTGCAAGAAATCGAACTTTATTTACAGCCAATACTTTTTGCGATCACTCAAAAAAAAGGTCCTTAGTAAACACAGACAATTTCCAGATCTTTTCCCGCTCAATGCATTGCCTTCCGTTAAAAACCTCATTGATTTCGACAATAGTTACACAGCTCCGCTTAATGGATTTAAAGACGCTGCCGACTACTATAATAAATCGTCATGCAAACAGTTTTTAAATAAAATTAAAGTCCCTACTCTTATTTTAAACGCACAGGACGACCCGTTTCTTTCTCCTGAATGCTACCCGATTTCGGAAGCCAGAAACAACAACTATCTGTCGCTTCAAATTCCTCAATATGGAGGACATGTAGGTTTTACGGACCTGCCGCAGGAAAAACAGCTATGGTCTGAAAGCCGCGTTGTAAGATTTTTGAACGCATAA
- a CDS encoding methyl-accepting chemotaxis protein, with protein sequence MLKNLSIGSRFFLLLSLMVVFVIVTGVLFLGAIREITAYGVSETQNVMLEDQKEKLHVAIESMALSMGQELKVLKSEDEQLEFIRSAVDPVRYEKDNSGYFFVYKGTVNMAMPPNKSLQGKDLSGLKDQNGLFLIRELADAAQNGGGFVTYYFEKPGSGVQPKISYAQMIPGTDMWIGTGVYLDNIDIEKARISGVMNESANSITMKIVIGASVVFLLLILPLSLYLIRTIVAPLRESTDAATAVADGNLEVSLNPQGRNEISTLQLALNSMVLTLSENINSIKFKEAEAQEQTAIAQKAAAEAQEATKRAEGAKKEGMLAAAEKLQAVIDRVSTITDEVTCSADEILRGSEFQKQRVAETATAMEEMNATVLEVARNASETSQSSEKSMKRASEGAGMVQDTIVAMTDIQGRTSRLKETMEQLDKQSVEIGNVLGVINDIADQTNLLALNAAIEAARAGDAGRGFAVVADEVRKLAEKTIGATDEVESSINSIQRLARENVKGIDETVTAVEEATELSRNSGTMLAEIVELAKNSADQIRSIATAAEEQSATSEEINRSVGEIDAMTEENAKNSQVASSGTQHLSEDVRELLDLVEELKRGD encoded by the coding sequence ATGCTGAAAAATCTTTCTATCGGATCCCGGTTTTTTCTATTGCTTTCATTGATGGTAGTGTTTGTGATTGTCACCGGAGTTCTTTTTCTAGGAGCTATCCGCGAGATCACAGCATACGGAGTAAGTGAGACTCAAAATGTCATGCTTGAAGACCAGAAAGAGAAGCTTCACGTTGCAATTGAAAGTATGGCCTTATCAATGGGGCAAGAATTAAAGGTTCTTAAGAGTGAAGATGAACAGTTGGAGTTCATCCGTTCCGCAGTAGATCCTGTCAGGTATGAAAAAGATAATTCCGGCTACTTTTTTGTATATAAGGGTACTGTAAATATGGCAATGCCCCCCAATAAATCCTTGCAAGGTAAGGATTTAAGCGGATTAAAGGATCAGAACGGACTTTTCCTTATTCGGGAGTTAGCCGATGCTGCTCAAAATGGAGGAGGCTTTGTTACTTATTATTTTGAAAAGCCGGGATCTGGAGTTCAACCGAAGATCAGTTATGCACAGATGATTCCAGGAACAGACATGTGGATCGGGACAGGAGTGTACTTAGATAACATTGATATTGAAAAGGCGCGCATTAGCGGCGTGATGAATGAAAGCGCTAATTCTATTACCATGAAAATCGTAATAGGGGCCAGCGTGGTTTTTTTATTATTAATATTACCATTAAGTCTCTACCTTATCAGAACTATCGTTGCACCGCTGCGTGAATCAACAGATGCGGCAACTGCAGTAGCAGACGGTAATCTTGAAGTAAGTCTAAATCCGCAGGGTAGAAATGAAATATCAACTTTGCAACTGGCATTAAATTCGATGGTTTTAACTTTGTCAGAGAATATTAACAGCATTAAATTTAAGGAAGCTGAGGCGCAGGAGCAGACTGCGATTGCACAAAAGGCCGCGGCTGAAGCTCAGGAAGCCACTAAACGGGCCGAAGGAGCAAAGAAGGAAGGGATGCTGGCCGCCGCAGAAAAATTGCAGGCTGTTATTGATCGTGTTTCAACAATTACTGATGAAGTCACCTGTAGCGCAGACGAAATTTTGCGCGGGAGTGAGTTTCAAAAGCAGAGAGTCGCCGAGACTGCCACCGCAATGGAAGAAATGAATGCGACAGTTCTTGAAGTTGCCAGAAATGCTTCCGAGACAAGTCAGAGCTCTGAGAAATCAATGAAAAGAGCAAGTGAAGGTGCTGGAATGGTTCAAGATACCATTGTTGCTATGACAGATATTCAGGGCAGAACTTCAAGACTGAAGGAAACAATGGAGCAACTAGACAAGCAATCTGTAGAAATAGGAAATGTGCTTGGTGTTATCAATGATATTGCCGACCAGACAAATCTTCTCGCACTTAATGCTGCTATTGAAGCGGCGCGAGCAGGGGATGCTGGAAGAGGGTTTGCAGTTGTTGCCGATGAAGTCCGTAAACTAGCTGAAAAGACAATCGGTGCAACAGATGAAGTTGAGAGCAGTATAAATTCTATTCAGCGATTAGCGCGTGAAAATGTTAAGGGTATAGATGAAACAGTTACTGCTGTAGAAGAAGCTACGGAGCTTTCAAGAAATTCAGGAACTATGCTTGCTGAAATTGTTGAGCTCGCGAAAAACTCTGCTGACCAGATTCGGTCAATTGCAACCGCAGCTGAAGAACAATCCGCAACGTCTGAAGAAATAAATCGAAGTGTCGGAGAAATTGACGCGATGACTGAAGAGAATGCGAAAAACAGTCAAGTTGCATCGTCAGGAACACAACATCTGTCTGAAGATGTTAGAGAATTACTTGACCTTGTTGAAGAATTAAAGCGTGGGGATTAG
- a CDS encoding manganese efflux pump MntP family protein, with protein sequence MSFYEIIIISIALAMDAFTIAVACGLCMPEVSKRQTFRLAFHFGLFQALMPLIGWAAGLAVKTLVETYAPWISFILLSFIGGKMILESFQHEDSCDVKKDPTKGLSLIFLSVATSLDALAVGLSFSIMDYPIVIPSVLIGITALVLTATGIQLGKKFSKASRYSHAAELVGGIVLILIGLKLLFL encoded by the coding sequence ATGTCTTTTTATGAAATAATTATCATATCCATAGCTCTTGCAATGGATGCTTTTACAATTGCCGTTGCATGCGGACTTTGCATGCCGGAAGTCAGCAAACGACAGACTTTCAGGCTCGCGTTTCACTTCGGACTTTTTCAAGCACTCATGCCGCTGATAGGCTGGGCCGCCGGACTTGCTGTAAAAACATTAGTCGAGACATACGCGCCGTGGATTTCATTTATTCTGCTTTCCTTTATAGGCGGGAAAATGATTCTTGAGTCTTTTCAACATGAAGACTCGTGCGATGTAAAAAAAGATCCGACCAAAGGATTATCATTAATTTTTCTATCTGTTGCTACAAGCCTTGACGCTCTTGCGGTTGGTCTCTCCTTTTCCATCATGGACTATCCCATTGTAATACCGTCTGTTTTAATTGGTATTACCGCATTGGTATTAACCGCAACAGGTATTCAGTTAGGAAAGAAATTTTCCAAAGCTTCGCGGTACAGCCATGCGGCAGAACTCGTCGGTGGTATTGTCCTGATACTCATCGGGCTGAAATTGCTGTTTCTGTAA
- the ldhH gene encoding L-lactate dehydrogenase (quinone) large subunit LdhH, whose product MQDATSFKEYKDQIDEALGNDFLRTAMDKFAIAYRTGRANAFASIDDKALIKEIADAKDCAAQNIDALYAQFKEEAEKKGAVVHLAKDAQEANEIIGRIALAEKCKTIVKSKSMTAEETLLNHHLEDLNLQVIETDLGEWIIQLRHEGPSHMVMPAIHLSRHQVSDLFTDVTGKKQDDDIQKLVKVARRELRQKFTEADMGISGGNFAIAKSGTVGIVTNEGNARLVTTLPRVHVALMGLDKLTPNLHDALRVLKALPRNATGQAITSYVTWVTGANECATAEDSTKKVHFVFLDNGRRALAKDPLFSQVLRCVRCGACANVCPVYRMVGGHKMGHIYIGAIGLILTYFFHGTDKAKNLVQNCINCGACKEICAGGIDLPGLIKEIHARIQDEEGHPLTSALLGKMMKNRKLFHKFLRIAKHAQKPVAGKDGFIRHLPMIFAPNHDFRALPTVAKVPFRDMWDKVKPAKVANPKHKVAIFSGCVQDFVYPEQSVATVESMRGKDIALEFPMDQSCCGLPLQMMGEKEACKDVAIQNMEAFENSDCEYILTMCASCASHLKHNYPKMLGHDPKYAIRVQEFADKVIDYSSFMNDVVGVSEDDFLDSKGKKVTYHAPCHLCRGLEVKDAPRELMVKAGLDYIECAEEEVCCGFGGTYSVKFPKVSAQLLAKKMNNIKETGADILLTDCPGCVMQLRGGAKKNGLNVEVHHISELISERRK is encoded by the coding sequence ATGCAGGACGCGACTAGCTTTAAAGAGTACAAAGATCAGATCGATGAGGCTTTAGGGAATGACTTTTTGCGCACCGCAATGGATAAATTTGCCATTGCTTACCGCACCGGCAGAGCCAATGCTTTTGCAAGTATCGACGATAAGGCATTAATAAAAGAAATCGCTGATGCAAAGGATTGTGCTGCTCAGAATATTGATGCACTTTATGCTCAGTTCAAAGAAGAAGCTGAAAAGAAAGGTGCTGTCGTTCATTTAGCTAAAGATGCCCAAGAAGCAAATGAAATAATCGGACGTATTGCTCTTGCAGAAAAATGTAAGACTATAGTTAAGTCTAAATCTATGACTGCTGAGGAAACTCTTCTCAACCATCATCTGGAAGATCTCAATCTTCAGGTTATTGAGACTGACCTTGGTGAATGGATTATTCAGCTTCGTCATGAAGGCCCAAGCCACATGGTTATGCCTGCTATTCATCTTTCCCGCCATCAAGTAAGTGATTTATTTACTGATGTTACCGGTAAAAAACAGGATGACGACATTCAGAAGCTTGTAAAAGTTGCTCGCCGTGAACTTCGCCAGAAATTCACGGAAGCTGATATGGGTATTTCCGGCGGTAACTTCGCAATTGCCAAATCAGGAACAGTAGGTATCGTTACTAATGAAGGTAACGCAAGGCTCGTTACAACATTACCTCGTGTTCATGTTGCTCTGATGGGACTTGATAAACTCACACCTAATTTGCATGACGCTTTGCGTGTTCTGAAAGCTCTGCCTCGTAATGCAACAGGTCAGGCTATCACATCTTATGTTACCTGGGTAACCGGTGCTAACGAGTGTGCAACTGCTGAAGACAGCACAAAGAAAGTTCACTTTGTCTTCCTTGACAATGGCAGACGCGCTCTTGCAAAAGATCCTCTATTTTCTCAGGTTCTGCGCTGCGTACGTTGCGGTGCATGTGCCAATGTCTGTCCGGTTTATCGCATGGTCGGTGGACATAAGATGGGTCATATCTATATCGGAGCTATCGGCCTCATTCTCACGTACTTCTTCCATGGAACTGATAAAGCTAAAAACCTTGTTCAGAACTGTATTAACTGCGGAGCCTGTAAAGAAATTTGCGCAGGCGGAATAGATCTTCCAGGCCTGATCAAAGAAATTCACGCTAGAATTCAGGACGAAGAAGGCCATCCTCTTACTTCTGCATTGCTCGGTAAGATGATGAAAAATCGTAAACTGTTCCACAAATTCCTGCGCATTGCAAAACATGCTCAGAAACCTGTGGCAGGTAAAGATGGATTCATCCGTCACCTTCCAATGATATTTGCTCCTAATCATGACTTCAGAGCTCTCCCGACCGTTGCTAAGGTTCCTTTCCGCGATATGTGGGATAAAGTTAAACCTGCAAAGGTTGCTAATCCTAAGCATAAAGTAGCTATCTTCTCCGGCTGTGTGCAGGATTTCGTTTATCCTGAGCAGTCTGTAGCCACAGTTGAAAGTATGAGAGGAAAGGATATCGCTCTTGAGTTCCCTATGGATCAATCCTGCTGTGGACTTCCTTTGCAGATGATGGGTGAAAAAGAAGCATGTAAAGATGTCGCAATTCAGAATATGGAAGCTTTCGAAAATTCTGACTGTGAATACATTTTGACCATGTGTGCTTCCTGTGCATCGCACCTCAAGCACAACTATCCTAAAATGCTTGGACATGATCCTAAATACGCGATTCGCGTTCAGGAATTTGCTGATAAAGTTATCGATTACAGTTCCTTTATGAATGATGTTGTCGGTGTCAGTGAAGATGACTTCCTTGATTCAAAAGGTAAAAAAGTCACTTATCATGCACCTTGTCACCTTTGCAGAGGGCTTGAAGTAAAAGACGCTCCTCGTGAGTTGATGGTTAAAGCCGGACTAGACTACATCGAATGTGCTGAAGAAGAAGTCTGTTGTGGATTTGGCGGAACATATTCAGTTAAGTTCCCTAAAGTTTCTGCACAGCTGCTTGCTAAGAAAATGAATAATATCAAAGAAACCGGCGCAGATATTCTGCTTACTGACTGTCCAGGTTGCGTTATGCAGCTTCGTGGTGGTGCTAAGAAGAATGGACTTAATGTTGAAGTTCACCACATATCTGAACTGATATCTGAACGTAGAAAATAG
- a CDS encoding methyl-accepting chemotaxis protein: MLKNLSIGGRFLVLLVIMFLFIILSGAMFFIQTQDISEYGVDEIQKVMLTEEKAKIEVATKTIALSLGEELQGVPSLDEKIEFIRKAIDKIRFEKDKSGYFFVYKGTVNVALPTKKEAQGKDLGKVKDKNGVLFVQELNRAAQGGGGFVTYVFDKPGKGIQPKLGYAEMIPGTDMWIGTGVYIDNIEEAKASISGVMISQAESGTIRIALVIGAVLVFFVLPLCLFMTRSVVHPLNEATDAATKVASGDLGVKLSPKGRNEISTLQNALNSMVVTLSSNLKDIEAKSAEAAEQTRVAKLAAKEANEARAAAEGAKKEGMLAAATKLESVLHNIVDISKNVEKSTHEIMTGSDFQKQCIAETAAAMEEMTATVLEVARNASETNKDTEDTKNKASEGQQVVQGTIESMVGIQQQTNDLGELMDKLNTQSTDIGNVIGVINDIADQTNLLALNAAIEAARAGEAGRGFAVVADEVRKLAEKTIGATDEVEKSIALIQQLAKQNILGMQSAVEAISGATDHSRASGTVLAEIVKLAGNAAGQVQSIATAAEEQSATSEEINRSIAEIDSMTEDNAKNSMRAAEAAKDLSGEVDALVALVEELRK, encoded by the coding sequence ATGTTAAAAAATTTATCAATCGGTGGCAGATTTCTTGTACTGCTAGTAATTATGTTTTTATTTATAATCTTGAGTGGTGCAATGTTTTTTATTCAGACTCAGGATATTTCTGAATACGGAGTTGATGAGATTCAAAAGGTTATGCTCACTGAGGAGAAAGCTAAAATTGAGGTTGCAACTAAAACCATTGCATTATCGCTTGGAGAAGAGTTGCAAGGTGTTCCCTCTCTTGATGAAAAAATAGAATTTATAAGAAAAGCAATTGATAAAATAAGATTTGAAAAAGATAAATCAGGATATTTCTTTGTTTACAAAGGAACAGTTAATGTCGCTTTGCCAACAAAAAAGGAAGCGCAAGGAAAGGATTTAGGAAAAGTTAAAGACAAAAACGGAGTATTATTTGTTCAGGAATTAAACCGTGCCGCTCAGGGCGGAGGCGGGTTTGTAACATATGTTTTTGATAAACCAGGAAAAGGTATTCAGCCTAAATTAGGCTATGCAGAAATGATTCCGGGCACTGATATGTGGATTGGAACAGGTGTCTACATTGATAACATTGAAGAAGCTAAAGCCAGTATCAGTGGTGTGATGATAAGCCAGGCTGAATCTGGTACTATTAGAATTGCGCTTGTCATCGGGGCTGTTTTAGTCTTTTTTGTTTTACCACTTTGTTTGTTCATGACTCGTTCTGTTGTTCACCCGCTTAATGAAGCAACCGATGCCGCAACTAAAGTTGCTTCCGGTGATCTTGGCGTAAAACTGAGTCCTAAAGGTAGAAATGAAATTTCTACTTTACAGAATGCGTTAAATTCTATGGTTGTTACTCTTTCATCTAATCTTAAAGATATTGAAGCGAAGAGCGCAGAAGCTGCAGAGCAGACCCGTGTCGCCAAGTTGGCAGCCAAGGAAGCGAACGAAGCTCGTGCTGCAGCTGAAGGTGCGAAGAAAGAAGGGATGCTTGCCGCTGCTACCAAGCTTGAATCTGTTTTGCATAATATTGTAGATATTTCAAAAAATGTTGAAAAGAGCACTCATGAAATAATGACCGGAAGTGATTTTCAAAAGCAGTGTATTGCGGAAACAGCCGCAGCAATGGAAGAGATGACAGCTACTGTTCTTGAAGTTGCCAGAAATGCTTCTGAAACGAATAAAGACACTGAAGATACAAAAAATAAAGCATCTGAAGGACAGCAGGTTGTTCAAGGGACCATCGAGTCCATGGTCGGTATTCAACAGCAGACAAATGACCTTGGTGAGTTGATGGATAAACTTAATACTCAATCAACTGATATTGGAAATGTTATCGGTGTAATTAACGATATTGCCGACCAGACCAATTTGCTGGCTCTCAATGCTGCAATTGAGGCTGCAAGAGCCGGAGAAGCCGGGCGCGGTTTCGCGGTCGTAGCTGACGAAGTTCGTAAGCTGGCGGAAAAAACTATTGGCGCAACAGACGAAGTTGAGAAAAGTATCGCTTTGATTCAGCAACTGGCTAAGCAGAATATTTTAGGTATGCAAAGCGCAGTTGAAGCAATCAGCGGAGCCACAGACCATTCAAGGGCTTCAGGGACCGTTCTTGCAGAAATTGTTAAACTTGCCGGTAACGCTGCTGGACAGGTCCAGTCTATAGCCACAGCAGCGGAAGAGCAGTCTGCAACGTCCGAAGAAATTAACCGAAGTATAGCTGAGATTGACTCTATGACTGAGGATAATGCTAAAAACAGTATGCGTGCAGCAGAGGCCGCAAAGGATCTTTCCGGTGAAGTTGACGCACTAGTTGCTCTTGTTGAAGAATTACGTAAGTAA
- a CDS encoding Hpt domain-containing protein, whose translation MSCDQLLIAREFLSKELNLQSENLDDFMKEIVDSLHLQLDSLDEAIDDGDFESIIVHAHTLKESLGNLGLIEMSMLADCIEKDAKGTAPVYLGCHFMWLRKELLCLFQNGLY comes from the coding sequence ATGAGTTGTGACCAATTATTAATCGCTCGGGAGTTCCTTTCAAAGGAGTTGAATTTGCAATCGGAAAATTTAGATGATTTCATGAAAGAAATTGTTGATTCTTTACACTTGCAGCTGGATAGTCTTGATGAAGCAATTGATGATGGAGATTTTGAATCTATAATTGTCCATGCTCATACCCTTAAGGAAAGTCTCGGTAATTTAGGACTTATAGAGATGAGTATGCTTGCAGATTGTATTGAGAAAGACGCTAAAGGCACGGCTCCGGTATATCTGGGTTGCCATTTTATGTGGCTTAGAAAAGAACTGTTATGCTTATTTCAGAATGGGTTATATTAA